The window CTGCCTCCGGTTGCGGGTTCGCCGTAGCGGGTGACGGTGCGGACCTGGTCGTGGTTGTTGAGGACCCAGGTGACCGTGGAGCCCGTGCCGGCGATGTCCTGCATGGCCTCGGAGATGACCTTGCGGAAGGCGCCGGCCTCCCAGGGTGCGCTGAGCAGGTCGAAGAAGAAGGCCTGGTGGAGCTCGTCGGAGCGGACGTACTGGGCGTGTTCGCGCGCGGTGGGGACGGACACCTCACCGACGAGGAGCCGCTCGCGGCCGTCGCGGGCGGTGTACGCCTCGCATATGGAACGCCACTGGCGCCACACCTCGTGCACCTCGGGCTGGTTCCAGGCGAGCGGGTTGACCGAGTCGCGGGTGCGGGCGTCGGCCTCCGGGTCGTCCGAGTCGGGCAGCTCGGGGTGCTTGTAGAGGCCGGCGGCGACGTCGATACGGAAGCCGTCGATGCCCCGGTCCAGCCAGAAGCGGAGGATCCGGTCGAACTCGGCGCCGATCTCGGGGTTGCGCCAGTTCCAGTCGGGCTGCTCGGACGCGAACATGTGCAGGTACCACTGGCCGGGCCGGCCGTCCGCCTCGGTCACCCGGCTCCAGGCCGGGCCGCCGAACATGGAGTGCCAGTTGTTGGGCGGCTCGGACCCGTCGGGGCCGCGTCCGTCGGCGAAGTGGAACCGGGCACGGGCCGCACTGCCGGGCTCCGCGGCCAGCGCCTCCTCGAACCACGGGTGCTCGCTGGAGCAGTGGTTGGGGACGATGTCGAGCAGCACCTTGACGCCGAGCCGGCGGGCCGCCGCGACCAGCAGGTCGAACTCGGCGAGGTCGCCGAAGAGCGGGTCGACGTCGCAGTAGTCGGCGACGTCATAGCCGTGGTCGTGCTGCGGCGAGGGGTAGAAGGGGCTCAGCCAGATCCCGTCGACCCCGAGCTTCTTCAGATACGGCAGTCCGGCGCGGACCCCGGCCAGATCGCCGATGCCGTCGCCGGTGCTGTCCAGGAAGCTGCGGACATACACCTGGTAGATCACCGCGTCGCGCCACCAGTGGTACTTACTCAACATGCATGCATGTTAGGTAGGCGTGTCGCAGAGATGTCAATGAATGAAACGCAAGCTACTGCCGAGTCAGGGCGCCAAATACGGACTTATAGGGGCGCCGGATCGACAGATGAGACATCGCCGTTACTTAACAAGTAACTAGCGGCTGGAGACGGCCGCCAGCTCCCGCGCCAGCCGCCGCACCGCCGCCTCGGGCGTCTCACGCCCGGTCATCGCGTCGCGCACGACCGCCTGCACCACCAGGCTCACCTGGTCGTAGCGCGGGCTCTTGGGACGTGGCGCGGCCGTGCGCACGCTCTCGCGCAGGGTCGGCAGATACGGGAACTCCCGCACCAGCTCGGGATCTTCGTACAGGTCGGCCCGTACGGGTGGCAGCGCCCCGCGGGTGAGGACCTGGCGCTGGACGCGCTCACTGGTCAGGTACGCGATCAGGCGGGCGGCCGAGTCGGAGTGCCGGGCATGTGTGCTGACGGCGAGGTTGGAGCCGCCCAGGACGCTCGTCCCCGGCCCGTCCGGGCCCGGCAGGGGGACGGCGCCGATCTTCCCGGCGACCGGTGAGCCCTTGGCCGAGGCGCCGACATAGGCGTACGGCCAATTACGGAGGAAGAGCAGGCGTCCGTCCTGGAAGGCCTGCTTGGACTCCTCCTCCTTGTACATCAGCGCCCGCTTCGGGATCCAGCCCTCACGCACGCCACGG of the Streptomyces sp. T12 genome contains:
- a CDS encoding glycoside hydrolase family 13 protein gives rise to the protein MLSKYHWWRDAVIYQVYVRSFLDSTGDGIGDLAGVRAGLPYLKKLGVDGIWLSPFYPSPQHDHGYDVADYCDVDPLFGDLAEFDLLVAAARRLGVKVLLDIVPNHCSSEHPWFEEALAAEPGSAARARFHFADGRGPDGSEPPNNWHSMFGGPAWSRVTEADGRPGQWYLHMFASEQPDWNWRNPEIGAEFDRILRFWLDRGIDGFRIDVAAGLYKHPELPDSDDPEADARTRDSVNPLAWNQPEVHEVWRQWRSICEAYTARDGRERLLVGEVSVPTAREHAQYVRSDELHQAFFFDLLSAPWEAGAFRKVISEAMQDIAGTGSTVTWVLNNHDQVRTVTRYGEPATGGSGLGAARARAAALLMLALPGAAYIYQGEELGLPEVVDLPDDVLTDPIFHRTGSRARIRDGCRVPLPWSGQASPFGFTSGAESAKPWLPQPEYFAEYATDRALADTRSFWHLYRDGLQLRHALPQLGEGALRWLDTPPDVLAFVRGDGLVCAVNFGTAPTPAPVSGTPLLSSGPCPAGVLPGSTAAWWIGDGADL